The DNA region AAGGTCAACGAGGTGTAGCCAAGAAGCCCCCTGCACTTCCCACTTCTGCGCCATTTCTAGCGGTTCGCCGTAAACCGTCTCTTGATTATAGTCTCCTTTGAACAATCGTACACATTTCCCCCCACGAATATCTATGGCAGGGTAAACGGTAAAAGTTTCTTTTACACTCACTATGCTCCGCTCCTTTTTTGGCGTCTAGGCGTCGATATTTTCGATAAAATTTCGCAACAGTTTCATCCCAGTGGGTCCACTTTTCTCAGGGTGGAACTGCATCCCGAGTAAACGTTCTGTTCCGACCACACCCGGTACGCGTGTGTCCCCATAAATAGCTTCTGCTATGCGTGCCTCTTCCTTCATCTCCGCGACATAGTAGGAGTGGACGAAGTACGTATAGCCTTGGTCTATATTTGCTAAAATCGGATGGCCTTTTTTCAGATGTTCAAGTCGGTTCCATCCCATATGGGGGACCTTGTAACGTTGTCCTTGCGCATCCTGTCCCGAAAACCGCTGAACATGTCCCTCCAAGAGGTTTAGACCTTCGTGATGTCCTCCCTCTTCACTACTCGTAAAAAGGAGCTGCATGCCAAGACATATCCCGAGTAATGGGGTCTCCCGCTCTACAAGCTCACGCATGACCTGGTCTAAGCCTGTGCGCCTCAGCTGAGCAATGGCGTCTCCAAACGCACCGACACCAGGCAGGATGACTTTTTCAGCTTGACGGATGATTTCAGCGTCCTCAGTCACTTGGTAAGCATGGCCGAGTCGTTCAATCGCTTTACTCACACTGTGGAGGTTGCCCATTCCATAATCGACGATGGTGATCATCGTTACAACATTCCTTTCGTTGAAGGGATCCCTTTGACTCTGGGATCCATCCCAGTGGCTTCATCTAGTGCACGGGCACAAGCTTTAAACATCGCCTCAATTTGATGATGTGTGTTATGTCCGTAATGTAGTAACACGTGTAGATTCATCCGTGCCTCTAAGGCGAATTTCCAGAAAAACTCATGGACAAGCTCTGTATCAAACTGCCCGACCGTCGACTGAGACAGCGTCGCTCTGTATTCGAGGTGTGGGCGATTGCTCAGATCGACCACCACTTGAGCCAGGGTTTCATCCATGGGAACGAAGCTGTTACCGTATCTGCGAATCCCTTTTTTATCTCCTAATGCTTCCTTCAAGGCGGCCCCGAGGCAAATGCCCACATCTTCGGTTGTGTGGTGAGCGTCAACCTCCACATCGCCGTTCGCTTTAATGTGTAAATCGAAGTGGCCATGCCTCGTAAATAGGTCGAGCATATGGTCTAGAAAAGGAACGCCTGTGTCAATCTCACTTTTTCCTTCTCCATCTATGTTAAGTTGAAGCTCTATTTGTGTCTCACTCGTATTCCTTACGACACGGTACGAACGCGGTTGGTTAGGATTCTCCATCGTCTTCCTCCTCTTGTTGGGTCGCTTCAACTCTTTTTTGAATCGCCTGAGCGTGACCTTCTAATCCTTCATACCGAGCCAGTGCCATTATTTTATGAGCGTTTTGCAGGAGGTCTTGTTCGCTATATGAGATGATACTACTTTTCTTCGTAAAATCATCGACATTCAGAGGAGAAGCGAAACGAGCTGTACCGTTTGTAGGCAGTACGTGGTTAGGACCAGCAAAATAATCACCCACAGGTTCAGAGCTATACTCGCCGAGGAAGATCGCACCAGCATGACGGATATTTCCAAGTAGTTTAAACGGGTCTTGGACGAGAAGCTCCAAATGTTCAGGGGCGATTTCGTTGACGGCATGCACCGCTTCTTCTAATGTTTCTGTGACATAGATGGCGCCGTAATCCCGAATAGACGCTGTTGCGATGGCCTTTCTCGGAAGGCTTTGAATTTGAGTCTCTACTTCAGATTGCACACGTTGCGCGAGAGTATGGGAAGGTGTCACGAGCACAGAGGAAGACATGGGATCATGCTCCGCCTGTGATAGAAGGTCGGCAGCAATATAGGCTGGGTTCTGTTCCTCGTCTGCGAGCACCACGATTTCACTTGGACCTGCCACCATATCAATATCAACGGTGCCAAATACTTCTCTTTTGGCCAGAGCGACATAGATATTCCCGGGTCCGACAATTTTATCTACCGGTTGAATCGTGTCTGTTCCATACGTGAGCGCGCCGATCGCTTGAGCTCCGCCCGCTTTATAGATTTCAGTCACACCTAGCAGATCAGCAGCGACGAGCACCGCTGGGGTCAGTGTGCCATCTTTTTGCGGCGGGGTGACCATCACGATCTCCTTCACCCCCGCCACTTTAGCTGGGATGACGGTCATCAGAACGGAGGAGAGTAAAGCCGCCGTCCCACCAGGCACGTACACCCCTACACGATCTAAAGGTTGGATTTTCATCCCTAAAAGGGTGCCAGATTCCCTCGTGTCAATCCAAGACTGCTTCACTTGTTTTTGATGATAACGTTCAATATTTTGGATGGCCTCTTGAAAGTAGGTGACTGCTTCCTCATCCACGTGGTCGTAAGCGGCTTTTCGCTCAGCCTCACTCACTCGGAGATCATCTAATGAAACGCCGTCCAAACGAAGCGTCAAGTGATACAACGCTTTATCACCCTCTTTTTTCACACGCTGTAAGATGTTTAGCACACTTTGTCGTTGGGCATCTGTCCCTTGCCCTATATTTCGCCGTAAAGACACTTCATCTAATTGGTCAGTGATACGAATCATATTTCGTCCCCCTTTTGAATCACACGATTAAATCGTGCCATGAGATCTTCTATCTGCTCAGTTTTTGTGCGGTAACTCACCTGGTTAGCGATCAGTCTCGTTGTGATGTCGTACATGGTTTCCATTTCTTCGAGTCCATTCTCTTTTAACGTCCGCCCTGTTGAGACGATATCCACTATACGGTCCGCCAAGCCCACAATAGGAGCTAATTCAATGGAGCCGTTTAACTTAATGACTTCAACTTGTTGTCCCTGCTGACGAAAGTAAGCTGATGCGACACGCGGGTATTTCGTCGCCACACGCGGGGCAACGGTTGGTTTCCAATCAGGTAGACCTGCAATGCTTAAGCGACAGTGACTTATCTGTAAATCAAGAATCTCGTAAACCTCTCGTTGTTCCTCTAATAGAATGTCCTTCCCTACCACTCCGAGGTCAGCCACACCATACTCCACATAGGTAGGGACGTCCGTTGGCTTAGCTAATATAAAGGACATGTTCGCCTCAGGTACATCAATCACAAGTTTACGACTCTCCTCAAATGAATCGGGAAAGTGATCATCCGCTTGTCTTAAGAGGTCGACAGCTTCTTCAAAAATCCTACCCTTGGGCATGGCGATGGTTAAAGTATGTTGTCCTGTACTCATCACTGTGACCCCTCCTCCTGTTCTAAAGCGATTCTTTCGTCTGCTTCCACTGATACGGGTGTGTGGTCATTTTTCATTCTGTGCAGAATGACCGTGTGGTTTTCTTCACGTAATCGTTCAGCTAACGCAACCGCTTTTTGGCGTTCCTTGGACGTATATGTGATCACGACGCGTTTGTTTTCAGAGCGTGTTTCAACGGTACTCACCTCAAGAATGCGATCCACTTTTAATGAGAAGCCTATGGCCGGAGCCGGTCTTCCAAACTGCGACAAGAGATGATCATAACGCCCACCGTTTCCTATGGGGAATCCCAGATTCTGTGCGTATATCTCGAAGTGTACCCCCGTATAGTAGTCCATCTCCCTCATCAGACTAAAATCTAGTTTGAGGTATTGTGTCACGTTATAGTCTTCTAAGACCGTCCAAAGCTCTTCTATCTCTTGTATCACTTGATCGAGATCCGCTGATTTAATCATACCACGGACCTGCTTTAAGATATCCGTTGACCCGTGATGTGTCAGGAGTGACAATAACGCTTCCTTTTTCTCTGAGGTTAAAGCCATGTTGTTAACGGCCCGTCTGTAACCAACGTAATCTTTGTCATATAGGGATTGTTTTAACGTTTTTTCTTGTTCATCATGATCAAGGCACTGTTTGAACAACGCCGTGATAAATCCGGCGTGACCAATGGTAAGGGTAAAATTGGGTACTCCAGCTGCTTTTAGGGCACTAATCGCTAGCGCAATCACTTCTGCGTCCGCATCAGGCGCTTCCTCTCCAATATATTCTACACCAACTTCGGGAAATTCGGCATTACGTCCTGCCTCCTTTTCCTGTGCACGAAAAACGTGTCCCTGGTACGAGAGACGTAGGGGAAAAGGATGATCTCTAAGCAGAGAGCCCACTACTCGCGCAATCGGTGCCGTCATATCAGGACGGAGGACGAGCGATCTCCCTGAGCGGTCTAAAAGTTTAAATAACTTTTGCTCTAATGTGGCACTCACGCCCCCGACGGTGTCGTAAAATTCGAGCATCGGCGTTTCTATAGGTTCATACCCCCATTGCTGCACCGTATGTTGCACCCGAGACATAATGTCGCTTTTCTTTTTTAACAATGTGGGCAGCGTATCCCGCATGCCTATTGGCTTTTCAAAAACAAATGGCTTTGACATGACCTCCACTCCTCTATTTTAATCTCTAAAACACTGTATATTAAATCCCCAAGTGTATATGAAAATCTCTCTTAAAAAACCAAACGCTTTAGCTTGCTAACAAATTAAAGTAAAAGTGCTATGTGAAAAAGTCTATCATGAGATTTATAAGGGGTCAACCGTTCAACTTGCCTCCTTCTCTGATACAAAAAACGAGAAGAGCGACACGTTCGTCACTCTTCTCGTTTGCTTAAAATAAAAAATTTATACTCTTTCACGAATGGTTTGTATCGGATTCCCACCAACAAAAGATCCCGGTGCCACATCCCTTGTCACAACAGATCCTGCGGCAACAACCGCCCCATCTCCAATGGTCACACCCGGTAGAATGGTGGTATTGGCTCCTATCATTACATCTGACCCGATATGTACTTCACCTAGACGATACTCTGATATGAGATACTCATGGGCTAATAGGGTTGTATTATATCCAATAACGGTGTTATCTCCTACTTTAATGTATTCCGGATACATAATATCCACCATCACCATCAAAGCGAATGATGTATGCTGTCCTACGGTCATACCGAGGCACGTGCGATAAATCGCATTCTTAACCTTTAAGAACGGACAGTACCTTGCCACCTGAATAAAAATGAAATTCTTCATCACTTTTATGAATGACACTGTATCATAAACCTGCCATAAACTATTGTGTCCTTCAACTGGATATCGTTTCGTCTTTCTAGCCATTTATGCCTTACACCACTCTCTATGCGTTACTATGAACGTGACAGCTCTTGTTGGATGGTCAGTAAATCTTGCATCGATTCGAGCATATACGTTGGTGAGAAAGATTGGAGGTAATCGA from Caldalkalibacillus salinus includes:
- the hisH gene encoding imidazole glycerol phosphate synthase subunit HisH, with translation MITIVDYGMGNLHSVSKAIERLGHAYQVTEDAEIIRQAEKVILPGVGAFGDAIAQLRRTGLDQVMRELVERETPLLGICLGMQLLFTSSEEGGHHEGLNLLEGHVQRFSGQDAQGQRYKVPHMGWNRLEHLKKGHPILANIDQGYTYFVHSYYVAEMKEEARIAEAIYGDTRVPGVVGTERLLGMQFHPEKSGPTGMKLLRNFIENIDA
- the hisB gene encoding imidazoleglycerol-phosphate dehydratase HisB — protein: MENPNQPRSYRVVRNTSETQIELQLNIDGEGKSEIDTGVPFLDHMLDLFTRHGHFDLHIKANGDVEVDAHHTTEDVGICLGAALKEALGDKKGIRRYGNSFVPMDETLAQVVVDLSNRPHLEYRATLSQSTVGQFDTELVHEFFWKFALEARMNLHVLLHYGHNTHHQIEAMFKACARALDEATGMDPRVKGIPSTKGML
- the hisD gene encoding histidinol dehydrogenase, yielding MRITDQLDEVSLRRNIGQGTDAQRQSVLNILQRVKKEGDKALYHLTLRLDGVSLDDLRVSEAERKAAYDHVDEEAVTYFQEAIQNIERYHQKQVKQSWIDTRESGTLLGMKIQPLDRVGVYVPGGTAALLSSVLMTVIPAKVAGVKEIVMVTPPQKDGTLTPAVLVAADLLGVTEIYKAGGAQAIGALTYGTDTIQPVDKIVGPGNIYVALAKREVFGTVDIDMVAGPSEIVVLADEEQNPAYIAADLLSQAEHDPMSSSVLVTPSHTLAQRVQSEVETQIQSLPRKAIATASIRDYGAIYVTETLEEAVHAVNEIAPEHLELLVQDPFKLLGNIRHAGAIFLGEYSSEPVGDYFAGPNHVLPTNGTARFASPLNVDDFTKKSSIISYSEQDLLQNAHKIMALARYEGLEGHAQAIQKRVEATQQEEEDDGES
- the hisG gene encoding ATP phosphoribosyltransferase, encoding MSTGQHTLTIAMPKGRIFEEAVDLLRQADDHFPDSFEESRKLVIDVPEANMSFILAKPTDVPTYVEYGVADLGVVGKDILLEEQREVYEILDLQISHCRLSIAGLPDWKPTVAPRVATKYPRVASAYFRQQGQQVEVIKLNGSIELAPIVGLADRIVDIVSTGRTLKENGLEEMETMYDITTRLIANQVSYRTKTEQIEDLMARFNRVIQKGDEI
- a CDS encoding ATP phosphoribosyltransferase regulatory subunit, whose product is MSKPFVFEKPIGMRDTLPTLLKKKSDIMSRVQHTVQQWGYEPIETPMLEFYDTVGGVSATLEQKLFKLLDRSGRSLVLRPDMTAPIARVVGSLLRDHPFPLRLSYQGHVFRAQEKEAGRNAEFPEVGVEYIGEEAPDADAEVIALAISALKAAGVPNFTLTIGHAGFITALFKQCLDHDEQEKTLKQSLYDKDYVGYRRAVNNMALTSEKKEALLSLLTHHGSTDILKQVRGMIKSADLDQVIQEIEELWTVLEDYNVTQYLKLDFSLMREMDYYTGVHFEIYAQNLGFPIGNGGRYDHLLSQFGRPAPAIGFSLKVDRILEVSTVETRSENKRVVITYTSKERQKAVALAERLREENHTVILHRMKNDHTPVSVEADERIALEQEEGSQ
- a CDS encoding acyltransferase, which gives rise to MARKTKRYPVEGHNSLWQVYDTVSFIKVMKNFIFIQVARYCPFLKVKNAIYRTCLGMTVGQHTSFALMVMVDIMYPEYIKVGDNTVIGYNTTLLAHEYLISEYRLGEVHIGSDVMIGANTTILPGVTIGDGAVVAAGSVVTRDVAPGSFVGGNPIQTIRERV